In a genomic window of Patagioenas fasciata isolate bPatFas1 chromosome 39, bPatFas1.hap1, whole genome shotgun sequence:
- the NPAS4 gene encoding neuronal PAS domain-containing protein 4 — MLRSTKGASKARRDQINAEIRALRDLLPLPEPERPRLSYLHVMALACVYTRKGLCLRTGPARGSPMELLGGPELADLVASLPGFLLAVTREGKLVGVTDNVAQHLGHSMVDLVAQGDSIYDLLDPADHPLVRQQLNLPGDTQAERLFRCRFTTSRASRRPSAGRKLVLLRGRFQGPPGTPPGLFVAFCAPLDPPPWPLPDCPLLLPAFQTRHARDLALLDVSDSVLTHLGYGRRELLGRSWYRLLHPEDLGHVARQHLRLAGAGTDGRAELVTRLQRKDELGWTWVYTRLRPDGPALLGLNFVISEAEAWSLRQQLAAETPPGPPEPFVSPGLDLPGGDVSVTRGDVGVTPGPALDLGDTVGPHIGVNVGVNLGLGVTVGRDVGHGLGANVDPGANMAATLNRGLRANQGAGVGLGATNVGSSLGSGLGLGLGAAVGANVGSSLGSNLELPIGATVGSSLGSGVELSVGATVGSSLGSSLELPIGANVGVNVGSSLGSDIELSIGATVGSSLGSGLGLGLGATVGATVGSSLGSGLGLGLGATVEATVGSSLGSGVELSVGTNVGSSLGSNIELSIGATNIGSSLGSGLGLGLGAAVGSTVGSSLGSGVELSVGATVGSSLGSTVGLSVGTTVGTTVGSSLGSGLGLGLGAAVGATVGSSLGPNIELPIGATVGSLAPNVGPDAEIALGAAVGPNVGSGLGPTIDLGLGSDVELGSDVELGTNVELGTDVELGTDVAVELGAGGSALGFAVGAALGSTNIGLDLGPNGATVGLGPNGSSTVGLDLGPNGGTVGLGPNGHANVGLGPNGRANVGLDLGPNGATVGLGPNGGTTVGLDLGPNGRANVGLGPNGGTTVGLDLGPNGRANVGLGPNGGSTIGLDLGPNGATVGLGPNGRANVGLDLGPNGVATVDPALGAIDPALDLGALGPTLGALGPTPRVGGGAGGGAETWTPPYTPRLAPPFPFGPPDPPEKFPPSPDSPGGGGRTPGSLLTPETSPPPPPPPPPPPPPGPALRRLLQGLVA, encoded by the exons atgctccGCTCCACCAAAGGCGCCTCCAAGGCGCGGAGGGACCAGATCAACGCCGAGATCCGCGCCCTGCGGGACCTGCTCCCGCTGCCCGAGCCCGAGCGGCCGCGCCTCAGCTACCTGCACGTCATGGCGCTGGCCTGCGTCTACACCAGGAAGGGGCTCTGCCTGCGCACCG GCCCGGCGCGGGGGTCGCCCATGGAGCTGCTGGGGGGACCCGAGCTGGCGGACCTGGTGGCGTCGCTCCCCGGGTTCCTCTTGGCCGTCACCCGCGAGGGGAAGCTCGTCGGCGTCACCGACAACGTGGCGCAGCACCTGGGACACTccatg GTGGACCTGGTGGCCCAGGGTGACAGCATCTACGACCTGCTGGACCCGGCCGATCACCCGCTGGTGCGGCAGCAGCTCAACCTGCCCGGGGACACGCAGGCtg AGCGCCTGTTCCGCTGCCGCTTCACCACGTCGCGGGCGTCGCGCCGGCCCAGCGCCGGCCGCAAGTTGGTGCTGCTGCGGGGGCGCTTCCAgggcccccccgggaccccccccgggcTCTTCGTGGCCTTTTGCGCCCCCCTGGACCCTCCCCCCTGGCCGCTCCCCGACTGCCCCCTCCTGCTCCCGGCCTTCCAGACGCGCCACGCGCGCGACCTGGCGCTGCTCGACGTCTCCGACAG TGTCCTGACCCACCTGGGCTATGGGCGCCGGGAGCTGTTGGGGCGCTCGTGGTACCGGCTCCTGCACCCCGAGGACCTGGGACACGTGGCGCGGCAGCACCTGCGCCTCg CGGGCgcagggacagacggacgggCGGAGCTGGTGACGCGGCTGCAGCGCAAGGACGAGCTGGGCTGGACCTGGGTCTACACCCGACTGCGCCCCGATGGGCCCGCCCTGCTGGGGCTCAACTTCGTcatcag TGAGGCTGAGGCCTGGTCCCTGCGGCAACAATTGGCGGCCGAgacccccccgggtccccccgaaCCCTTCGTGTCCCCCGGCCTTGACCTTCCCGGTGGGGACGTCAGTGTCACCAGAGGGGACGTCGGTGTCACTCCCGGCCCCGCCCTAGACCTTGGAGACACTGTTGGACCTCACATTGGCGTCAACGTTGGCGTCAACCTTGGCCTCGGGGTCACCGTTGGGCGCGACGTTGGCCACGGTCTTGGCGCCAACGTCGACCCCGGCGCCAACATGGCGGCCACGCTCAACCGTGGACTCAGAGCCAATCAAGGGGCTGGAGTTGGACTTGGAGCCACCAACGTTGGGTCTTCGCTTGGGTCTGGCCTTGGACTTGGCCTTGGAGCCGCCGTTGGGGCCAATGTTGGGTCTTCTCTTGGATCCAACCTTGAACTTCCCATTGGGGCCACCGTTGGGTCTTCTCTTGGATCTGGTGTTGAACTGTCGGTTGGAGCCACCGTTGGGTCTTCTCTTGGATCCAGCCTTGAACTTCCCATTGGAGCCAACGTTGGAGTCAACGTTGGGTCTTCTCTTGGATCCGACATTGAACTCTCCATTGGAGCCACTGTTGGGTCTTCTCTTGGGTCCGGCCTTGGACTTGGCCTTGGAGCCACTGTTGGGGCCACCGTTGGGTCTTCTCTTGGGTCCGGCCTTGGACTTGGCCTTGGAGCCACTGTTGAGGCCACCGTTGGGTCTTCTCTTGGATCTGGTGTTGAACTGTCGGTTGGAACCAACGTTGGGTCTTCTCTTGGATCCAACATTGAGCTTTCCATTGGAGCCACTAACATTGGGTCTTCTCTTGGGTCCGGCCTTGGACTTGGCCTTGGAGCCGCTGTTGGGTCCACCGTTGGGTCTTCTCTTGGCTCTGGTGTTGAACTGTCGGTCGGAGCCACCGTTGGGTCTTCCCTTGGATCCACCGTTGGACTTTCCGTTGGAACCACCGTTGGAACCACCGTTGGGTCTTCTCTTGGGTCCGGCCTTGGCCTTGGCCTTGGAGCTGCTGTTGGGGCCACCGTTGGGTCTTCTCTTGGACCCAACATTGAACTTCCCATTGGAGCCACCGTTGGGTctttggcgcccaacgtgggacCCGACGCTGAAATCGCCCTCGGGGCTGCCGTGGGGCCCAATGTGGGGTCTGGCCTTGGACCCACCATTGACCTTGGGCTTGGGAGCGACGTTGAACTTGGGAGCGACGTTGAACTTGGGACCAACGTTGAACTTGGCACCGATGTTGAACTTGGGACCGATGTCGCTGTTGAACTCGGCGCCGGTGGCTCTGCCCTGGGATTCGCTGTTGGGGCTGCGCTCGGCTCCACCAACATTGGACTTGACCTTGGACCCAATGGCGCCACCGTTGGACTTGGACCCAATGGCAGCAGCACCGTTGGACTTGACCTTGGACCCAATGGTGGCACCGTTGGACTTGGACCCAATGGCCATGCCAATGTTGGACTTGGACCCAATGGCCGCGCCAACGTTGGACTTGATCTTGGACCCAATGGCGCCACCGTTGGACTTGGACCCAATGGCGGCACCACCGTTGGACTTGACCTTGGACCCAATGGCCGCGCCAACGTTGGACTTGGACCCAATGGCGGCACCACCGTTGGACTTGACCTTGGACCCAATGGCCGCGCCAACGTTGGACTTGGACCCAATGGCGGCAGCACCATTGGACTTGACCTTGGACCCAATGGCGCCACCGTTGGACTTGGACCCAATGGCCGCGCCAATGTTGGACTTGACCTTGGACCCAATGGGGTCGCCACTGTTGACCCCGCCCTTGGCGCCATTGACCCCGCCCTTGACCTTGGCGCCCTTGGCCCCACCCTGGGCGCTCTCGGCCCCACCCCCAGggtggggggcggggcggggggcggggccgaaaCCTGGACCCCCCCCTACACCCCCCGCCTGGCCCCGCCCTTCCCCTtcggcccccccgacccccccgagAAATTCCCGCCCAGTCCCGACAGCCCCGGGGGAgggggccggacgcctgggtcccttttgacccccgagacctcccctccccccccaccacccccacctccccctcccccccccggccccgccctgcgccGTCTCCTGCAGGGATTGGTCGCC
- the B4GAT1 gene encoding beta-1,4-glucuronyltransferase 1 isoform X2, producing the protein MEVQGEFGDPKNLGVLGFWGAQGDPKVLGLQGDPKTWGARRVLGDTEIWGDPNVPSVPDHPKVPGDPNSPDVPGHPRVLNGVPNFLGVPNVPKDPKSSHDPGVPNTFNDPGVPNTLNVPNTLEDPKIFHDLGVPNALNDPHVPNALDVPNAVDVPKNFYDPGVPNAPDVPNTLDVPNTLGVPSTLKDPKTFRDLDVPNTLDVPNTLGVPNALGVPSTSKDPKTFRDLDVPNTLDVPNTLDVPNALGVPNTSKDPRTFRDLDVPNTLDVPNTLDVPNALGVPNTLKDPKTFRDLDVPNTLDVPNTLDVPNALGVPNTLKDPKTFRDPGVPSTLDVPKNFYDPGVPSTLEVPKTFHDPGVPSTLDVPKAPDVPNTLDVPNALDVPKNFYELGVPNALGVPNTMKDPKTFHDPSVPNALDVPNTLDVPNAPDVPNTLDVPNAPDVPNTLDVPNTLDVPTTPKDPASPDVPAASPWQRWVFVVPAFEVRAGRRVPVTKAELLRLWGRGDVRPFYGTLCPRCHGPTGYGRWRGLPPSPGVRVAYEVTWTDPWEPFYVGPARGVPHFDPRFVQYGFNRISQACELHVAGLWVSVGVCG; encoded by the coding sequence ATGGAGGTTCAAGGGGAATTTGGGGACCCAAAAAATTTGGGGGttctggggttttggggggctcagggtgacCCCAAAGTTTTGGGGCTTcaaggggaccccaaaacttgGGGGGCTCGGAGGGTTTTGGGCGACACTGAAATTTGgggggaccccaatgtccccagtgtccctgatcACCCCAAAGTCCCAGGTGACCCCAATAGCCCCGATGTCCCTGGTCACCCCAGGGTGCTCAATGGTGTCCCCAACTTtctgggggtccccaatgtcccaaaggACCCCAAGAGCTCccatgaccctggtgtccccaacaccTTCAATGACCCGGGTGTCCCCAACACTCTCAATGTCCCCAACACTCTGGAAGACCCCAAGATCTTCCATGACCTGGGTGTCCCCAATGCCCTCAATGACCCACATGTCCCCAATGCTCTGGATGTCCCCAACGCCGTGGATGTCCCCAAGAACTTCTatgacccaggtgtccccaatgCCCCGGATGTCCCCAACACTCTGGATGTCCCCAACActctgggtgtccccagcaccttgAAGGACCCCAAGACCTTCCGTGACCTGGATGTCCCCAACACCCTGGATGTCCCCAACACTCTGGGTGTCCCCAacgccctgggtgtccccagcacctcgAAGGACCCCAAGACCTTCCGTGACCTGGATGTCCCCAACACCCTGGATGTCCCCAACACTCTGGATGTCCCCAacgccctgggtgtccccaacacCTCGAAGGACCCCAGGACCTTCCGTGACCTGGATGTCCCCAACACCCTGGATGTCCCCAACACTCTGGATGTCCCCAacgccctgggtgtccccaacacCTTGAAGGACCCCAAGACCTTCCGTGACCTGGATGTCCCCAACACCCTGGATGTCCCCAACACTCTGGATGTCCCCAacgccctgggtgtccccaacacCTTGAAGGACCCCAAGACCTTCCGTGACCCGGGTGTTCCCAGCACCCTTGATGTCCCCAAGAACTTCTatgacccaggtgtccccagcactCTGGAGGTCCCCAAGACCTTCCAtgacccgggtgtccccagcacccttgaTGTCCCCAAAGCCCCGGATGTCCCCAACACTCTGGATGTTCCCAACGCCCTGGATGTCCCAAAGAACTTCTATGAACTGGGTGTCCCCAacgccctgggtgtccccaacacCATGAAGGACCCCAAGACCTTCCatgacccaagtgtccccaatgcccTGGATGTCCCGAACACCCTGGATGTCCCCAACGCCCCGGATGTCCCCAACACCCTGGATGTCCCCAACGCCCCGGATGTCCCCAACACCCTGGATGTCCCCAACACTCTggatgtccccaccaccccgaaGGACCCCGCGAGCCCCGATGTCCCCGCCGCGTCCCCGTGGCAGCGCTGGGTGTTCGTGGTGCCGGCGTTCGAGGTGCGCGCGGGCCGGCGGGTGCCGGTGACCAAGGCGGAGCTGCTGCGGCTGTGGGGCCGTGGGGACGTGCGGCCGTTCTATGGGACGCTGTGCCCGCGCTGCCATGGCCCCACGGGCTACGGGCGCTGGCGGGGGCTGCCCCCCAGTCCCGGGGTGCGTGTGGCCTACGAGGTGACGTGGACGGACCCATGGGAGCCCTTCTACGTGGGGCCAGCGCGAGGGGTCCCCCACTTCGACCCCCGGTTCGTGCAGTACGGATTCAACCGCATCAGCCAG
- the B4GAT1 gene encoding beta-1,4-glucuronyltransferase 1 isoform X1, with protein sequence MEVQGEFGDPKNLGVLGFWGAQGDPKVLGLQGDPKTWGARRVLGDTEIWGDPNVPSVPDHPKVPGDPNSPDVPGHPRVLNGVPNFLGVPNVPKDPKSSHDPGVPNTFNDPGVPNTLNVPNTLEDPKIFHDLGVPNALNDPHVPNALDVPNAVDVPKNFYDPGVPNAPDVPNTLDVPNTLGVPSTLKDPKTFRDLDVPNTLDVPNTLGVPNALGVPSTSKDPKTFRDLDVPNTLDVPNTLDVPNALGVPNTSKDPRTFRDLDVPNTLDVPNTLDVPNALGVPNTLKDPKTFRDLDVPNTLDVPNTLDVPNALGVPNTLKDPKTFRDPGVPSTLDVPKNFYDPGVPSTLEVPKTFHDPGVPSTLDVPKAPDVPNTLDVPNALDVPKNFYELGVPNALGVPNTMKDPKTFHDPSVPNALDVPNTLDVPNAPDVPNTLDVPNAPDVPNTLDVPNTLDVPTTPKDPASPDVPAASPWQRWVFVVPAFEVRAGRRVPVTKAELLRLWGRGDVRPFYGTLCPRCHGPTGYGRWRGLPPSPGVRVAYEVTWTDPWEPFYVGPARGVPHFDPRFVQYGFNRISQACELHVAGFRFAVLDGAFVVHRGFKEHGGFHGGREDELRRNRQLFRSFRAALAQRYPQSPRRC encoded by the coding sequence ATGGAGGTTCAAGGGGAATTTGGGGACCCAAAAAATTTGGGGGttctggggttttggggggctcagggtgacCCCAAAGTTTTGGGGCTTcaaggggaccccaaaacttgGGGGGCTCGGAGGGTTTTGGGCGACACTGAAATTTGgggggaccccaatgtccccagtgtccctgatcACCCCAAAGTCCCAGGTGACCCCAATAGCCCCGATGTCCCTGGTCACCCCAGGGTGCTCAATGGTGTCCCCAACTTtctgggggtccccaatgtcccaaaggACCCCAAGAGCTCccatgaccctggtgtccccaacaccTTCAATGACCCGGGTGTCCCCAACACTCTCAATGTCCCCAACACTCTGGAAGACCCCAAGATCTTCCATGACCTGGGTGTCCCCAATGCCCTCAATGACCCACATGTCCCCAATGCTCTGGATGTCCCCAACGCCGTGGATGTCCCCAAGAACTTCTatgacccaggtgtccccaatgCCCCGGATGTCCCCAACACTCTGGATGTCCCCAACActctgggtgtccccagcaccttgAAGGACCCCAAGACCTTCCGTGACCTGGATGTCCCCAACACCCTGGATGTCCCCAACACTCTGGGTGTCCCCAacgccctgggtgtccccagcacctcgAAGGACCCCAAGACCTTCCGTGACCTGGATGTCCCCAACACCCTGGATGTCCCCAACACTCTGGATGTCCCCAacgccctgggtgtccccaacacCTCGAAGGACCCCAGGACCTTCCGTGACCTGGATGTCCCCAACACCCTGGATGTCCCCAACACTCTGGATGTCCCCAacgccctgggtgtccccaacacCTTGAAGGACCCCAAGACCTTCCGTGACCTGGATGTCCCCAACACCCTGGATGTCCCCAACACTCTGGATGTCCCCAacgccctgggtgtccccaacacCTTGAAGGACCCCAAGACCTTCCGTGACCCGGGTGTTCCCAGCACCCTTGATGTCCCCAAGAACTTCTatgacccaggtgtccccagcactCTGGAGGTCCCCAAGACCTTCCAtgacccgggtgtccccagcacccttgaTGTCCCCAAAGCCCCGGATGTCCCCAACACTCTGGATGTTCCCAACGCCCTGGATGTCCCAAAGAACTTCTATGAACTGGGTGTCCCCAacgccctgggtgtccccaacacCATGAAGGACCCCAAGACCTTCCatgacccaagtgtccccaatgcccTGGATGTCCCGAACACCCTGGATGTCCCCAACGCCCCGGATGTCCCCAACACCCTGGATGTCCCCAACGCCCCGGATGTCCCCAACACCCTGGATGTCCCCAACACTCTggatgtccccaccaccccgaaGGACCCCGCGAGCCCCGATGTCCCCGCCGCGTCCCCGTGGCAGCGCTGGGTGTTCGTGGTGCCGGCGTTCGAGGTGCGCGCGGGCCGGCGGGTGCCGGTGACCAAGGCGGAGCTGCTGCGGCTGTGGGGCCGTGGGGACGTGCGGCCGTTCTATGGGACGCTGTGCCCGCGCTGCCATGGCCCCACGGGCTACGGGCGCTGGCGGGGGCTGCCCCCCAGTCCCGGGGTGCGTGTGGCCTACGAGGTGACGTGGACGGACCCATGGGAGCCCTTCTACGTGGGGCCAGCGCGAGGGGTCCCCCACTTCGACCCCCGGTTCGTGCAGTACGGATTCAACCGCATCAGCCAG